In Spirochaetales bacterium, the sequence ATGCTGGCCGCATGGATTACGGGAATAATGAGCAGTTTTTCGTTTCCCGTATTAATCGCATTCGGGTGCTCTCCTTTTTTTACCGCTTTTTTTATTGTGATATTTTCGCTCTATGGATTACAGATATTCGGAATGTCCCGGAAAGCTGGCAATTTCCATCCCATCTGTTCATTCGTCTATCCCGTATATATACTTTTTTTTCTCTTTCTCTTTTTCCGTTCAATATATGTCTCGAAAGTAAAAAAAGAAGTTGTCTGGAAAAACCGCACGATAAGACTTTCGTGATACCCGGTGGACAATACATTCCATTTTTGATACAGATAATCAAGTGAAAGGATCTTTCGATGGATAACGAAGAAAAGATTGATGTACTGGTCACCGGTGCCGGTCCTGCGGGATTGAGCAGCGCGTTGCGGCTTAAGCGGCATTACGATCGTGAAGGAATACAAAAAAACATACTGGTCATTGACAGTGCGAAATCGGCCGGCTATCATTCGCTTTCGGGCGGGCTTGTTAAGCAAGGGTTTTTAACCGCTCTCTCGGACAATCTGCCTCAATCGATCGGTGCGGAACAGGTACGGCACGATTCCCTCGCGTTCCTCTCACCATGCGGTAAAACGGCCCTCCCGGCCGCTTTGCTTCCACCTGAGCAGCGGCATTTCGGCGATGTCATCCTCTCTATTTCACGACTCTGCAAATCACTCGCCGCGCTTTGTGAAAAAGAAGGCATCGACGTTCTTTACGGTGTAACAGCGGGCGATCTTATTGTCGAGCGGGGAAAGGTGCACGGGATCGTTATCCCGGAACAGGGAATCAATAAAGACGGAACGAAAAAGTACGGCTTCAAACCCTCAGAAAAACTTTATGCCGATGTCACCCTGATCGCGGATGGAAGCCTCGGAACCCTCTCCTCCCGGCTCAAAGAACGATTCGGTCTCCTCCCCCATGCCCACCAGCAGACCTATTCAATCGGGATAAAAAAGCTCTTCAGGACAAACGGGCCGAATCCTTTCGGTGCCGGGCGGGTTATTCACACACTCGGCTACCCATTGCCGCCCGATGTCTTTGGCGGCGGCTTTCTCTACAGTGCCGACGGGAAGGCTATCTCGGCCGGTCTCGTGGTCAGCCTCGGCTGGAAATACCGGGATCTCGATCCGCAGGAGGAGTTCGAACGTTTTTTACGCCATCCGGCGATCGAAGGGTACCTCCTCAATACCGAACTCGCGGAAGCGGGCGCGAAAACGGTCCCTTGCGGAGGATACGGCGCGCTTACCGCCCCGGGCGTTCCGGGGGCCTTGCTGCTCGGTGACGCTGCCGGTTTTGTGAACACCTCCATTATCAAAGGGCTGCATTGCGCGATCGCATCCGGTTTTGCCGCCGCGGACTCGGTTTTTCAGGTGGAGGCCGGATATAATACGGACATCGTCCGCAGCTATGAAAGGGAGTTGTATAAAAAAGGCGTTCTCCCCGAACTTTTCCGGGCACGGAATTTCAGGCAGCTTTTTACCACCCCCCTCGGTTTGTATGCCGGTCTGCCGCTTACCTTTCTGATGCGGGCGATCCCCGGTATATTACCCATGAAACGCGACGCGGTAAAAACAAGGGCTTTACGGAGAAAACTCCGATTCGGGAAAACACACAAGGCGGACAAGGACCTCTTCGTCCATTATTCCGGCACAATCCATGATGAAACATCCATCTCACATATCAACATTAAGGACGCCGGCCAATGCATTGTCTGCGGTATCCGGGAAAAGAACCCATGTGTTTCGTTCTGCCCGGGCGGTGTGTATTCTTTGATCGACGGCGGCCTCCATGTGCAATCCGTCAATTGCATTCACGACAAGGCGTGCAAGGTCAAATGCCCCTATGATAATATCGAATGGAATGAACCGGAAGGCGGATACGGACCGTCATACAGGGAGATGTAAGCAGGTATGCGACTCAGCGTCACAGGAAACCTGAACAAGCCAGGAGGCATCTAATATGGCGATCACAACCATTCATTACAAGACATTTAAAAGGGGTAGCAAGACCT encodes:
- a CDS encoding 4Fe-4S dicluster domain-containing protein, encoding MDNEEKIDVLVTGAGPAGLSSALRLKRHYDREGIQKNILVIDSAKSAGYHSLSGGLVKQGFLTALSDNLPQSIGAEQVRHDSLAFLSPCGKTALPAALLPPEQRHFGDVILSISRLCKSLAALCEKEGIDVLYGVTAGDLIVERGKVHGIVIPEQGINKDGTKKYGFKPSEKLYADVTLIADGSLGTLSSRLKERFGLLPHAHQQTYSIGIKKLFRTNGPNPFGAGRVIHTLGYPLPPDVFGGGFLYSADGKAISAGLVVSLGWKYRDLDPQEEFERFLRHPAIEGYLLNTELAEAGAKTVPCGGYGALTAPGVPGALLLGDAAGFVNTSIIKGLHCAIASGFAAADSVFQVEAGYNTDIVRSYERELYKKGVLPELFRARNFRQLFTTPLGLYAGLPLTFLMRAIPGILPMKRDAVKTRALRRKLRFGKTHKADKDLFVHYSGTIHDETSISHINIKDAGQCIVCGIREKNPCVSFCPGGVYSLIDGGLHVQSVNCIHDKACKVKCPYDNIEWNEPEGGYGPSYREM